In Candidatus Margulisiibacteriota bacterium, a genomic segment contains:
- a CDS encoding chemotaxis protein CheW has protein sequence MADLVKIAENKVLSTIVDKGNKYLTFELNEEEYGLEILKVQEIIGMMNVTHVPRMPEYVKGVINLRGKIIPIIDLRMKFEMQAQEYNERTCIVEVQVQNHGQNVIMGVIVDRVSEVLDIADKQIEETPAFGANVNTEFITGMGKVGQRVVMLLDIDKVFSYDEMEIVRKTKEPT, from the coding sequence ATGGCTGACTTGGTAAAAATTGCTGAGAATAAAGTTCTTAGTACAATTGTTGACAAGGGTAATAAATATCTTACTTTTGAGCTAAATGAAGAGGAGTACGGTCTTGAAATTCTTAAAGTTCAAGAAATTATCGGGATGATGAACGTAACTCATGTTCCTAGAATGCCTGAATATGTTAAAGGTGTTATTAATCTGCGAGGAAAAATCATTCCTATTATTGATTTGCGAATGAAGTTCGAAATGCAAGCCCAAGAATATAATGAGAGGACCTGTATCGTAGAAGTGCAGGTGCAAAATCATGGGCAGAACGTTATCATGGGGGTTATTGTCGATAGAGTGTCAGAAGTACTTGATATTGCAGATAAACAAATTGAAGAGACTCCTGCATTCGGTGCCAATGTTAATACTGAGTTTATTACCGGCATGGGGAAAGTGGGTCAGAGGGTAGTGATGCTTCTTGATATCGATAAAGTTTTTTCATATGATGAAATGGAGATAGTTCGCAAGACAAAAGAACCAACCTAG